The Thamnophis elegans isolate rThaEle1 chromosome Z, rThaEle1.pri, whole genome shotgun sequence genome contains a region encoding:
- the GJC1 gene encoding gap junction gamma-1 protein, producing the protein MSWSFLTRLLEEIHNHSTFVGKIWLTVLIVFRIVLTAVGGESIYYDEQSKFVCNTEQPGCENVCYDAFAPLSHVRFWVFQIILVSTPSVMYLGYAAHKIARIVEHGEIERKLRSKPLQMRWKQHRGLEEAEDDNEEDPMMYPEIEVDSERENKQNPSIAKIKHDGRRRIREDGLMKIYIFQLLSRTMFEIGFLIGQYLLYGFEVSPAFICSRNPCPHTIDCFISRPTEKTIFLLIMYGVSGLCLLLNIWEMLHLGFGTIRDTLNNKRKELEDSGTYHYPFIWNTPSAPPGYNIAMKPEQIQYTELSNAKIAHKQNKANIAQEQQYGSNEENIPTELENIQREIKVAQERLDLAIHAYNNQNNPSCSKEKKPRGSSNKSSGSSKSGDGKTSVWI; encoded by the coding sequence ATGAGTTGGAGTTTCTTGACCCGTCTACTTGAGGAGATCCACAATCATTCCACATTTGTGGGGAAGATCTGGCTGACTGTGCTGATTGTATTCCGCATTGTTCTCACTGCTGTGGGAGGGGAATCCATCTATTATGATGAACAAAGCAAGTTTGTTTGCAATACAGAACAGCCAGGTTGTGAAAATGTGTGCTATGATGCTTTTGCCCCACTCTCTCATGTGAGGTTTTGGGTATTTCAAATCATCCTAGTCTCTACTCCCTCAGTAATGTACTTAGGCTATGCTGCTCACAAAATAGCTCGGATAGTGGAACATGGCGAAATAGAAAGGAAGTTACGAAGCAAACCTCTTCAAATGCGTTGGAAACAACACCGAGGTTTAGAAGAAGCAGAAGATGATAACGAGGAAGATCCAATGATGTATCCAGAGATTGAGGTAGATAGTGAACGAGAGAACAAGCAAAATCCATCCATCGCAAAAATAAAGCATGATGGTCGGAGGCGAATCCGAGAAGATGGGCTTATGAAGATTTACATCTTTCAACTGCTGAGTAGAACTATGTTTGAAATTGGCTTCCTGATAGGCCAGTACTTACTCTACGGATTTGAAGTCAGTCCAGCGTTCATTTGTAGCAGAAATCCGTGTCCCCATACTATTGACTGTTTCATTTCAAGACCCACAGAAAAAACCATATTCCTGCTCATCATGTATGGTGTGAGTGGTCTGTGTTTACTTCTAAACATCTGGGAAATGCTTCACTTGGGATTTGGCACCATTCGGGACACATTGAACAACAAGCGGAAGGAGCTAGAAGATTCAGGAACCTATCATTATCCTTTTATTTGGAATACCCCATCAGCTCCTCCAGGATACAATATTGCCATGAAACCTGAGCAGATACAGTACACAGAATTGTCTAATGCCAAAATAGCACATAAGCAGAATAAAGCCAATATTGCCCAAGAACAACAATATGGCAGCAACGAGGAGAACATTCCCACTGAACTGGAGAACATCCAGCGAGAAATCAAAGTAGCTCAGGAACGCTTAGATCTTGCCATCCATGCATATAATAATCAGAATAATCCATCCTGTTCCAAGGAGAAGAAGCCCAGAGGCAGCTCGAACAAAAGCAGTGGCAGTAGTAAATCAGGGGATGGGAAAACCTCTGTTTGGATTTGA